In Capsicum annuum cultivar UCD-10X-F1 chromosome 7, UCD10Xv1.1, whole genome shotgun sequence, one genomic interval encodes:
- the LOC124900086 gene encoding uncharacterized mitochondrial protein AtMg00810-like: KNAFLNGDLHAEVYMTPPPGIDHQPGEVCRLRKALYGLKQAPRAWFEKFSTVITSLGFVPSNHDSALFVRCTSAGRILLSLYVDDMIITGDDHSGIELLKHDLGHRFAMKDLGLLRYFLGIEVAQSKKGYLLSQTKYISDLFTRARLSDNRTVDTPLEINARYSPSDGVPLSDPSLYRTIVGSLVYLTVTRPDIAHAVHVVSQFVTAPTSVHWGAVLRILRYLRGTQFQNLLFPSTSSLELRAYSDADWDGDRNDRKSTTGFCVFLGDSLISWKSKKQDVVSRSSTEAEYRAMAVTTCEIIWLRWLLADMGVHISMPTPLHCDNKSAVQIAKNSVFHERTKHI; the protein is encoded by the coding sequence aagaatgcttttttgaatggtgatctccacgcggaagtttatatgactcctcccccaggtattgaccaccagccaggtgaagtttgtcggcttcgaaaagctttatatggtctcaaacaagcccctcgtgcttggtttgagaaattctccactgttattacttcccttggatttgtcccgagtaaccatgattcagcattgtttgttagatgtacaagtgcagggcgaattctattgtccttatatgtagatgatatgattattactggtgatgatcatagtggtattgagttattgaagcatgatttgggtcatcgatttgcaatgaaggacttgggcttgctgcgttattttctgggtattgaggtggctcagtctaagaaagggtatcttctttctcagactaagtatatatctgacttgtttacacgggcgcgtctttctgacaacaggactgtagatactccccttgaaatcaatgcacgttactctcctagtgatggtgttccattatcagatccgagtctttatcggactattgtgggtagtttggtttaccttacggttactcgtccagatatagcacatgcagttcatgttgttagccagtttgttactgctcctacttctgtgcactggggagctgtacttcgtattctaaggtatcttcgtggcactcagtttcagaatctcttgtttccctcgacgtcatctctcgagttgcgagcctatagtgatgctgattgggatggagatcgcaatgatcgtaaatccaccactggtttttgtgtgtttcttggagactctttaatctcgtggaagagcaagaaacaagatgttgtctctagatcttccacggaggctgagtatcgtgctatggctgtgactacatgtgagattatttggttacgttggcttcttgcagatatgggggttcacatttctatgcctactcccctgcattgtgataacaaaagtgcggtacaaattgcaaagaattctgtcttccatgagcgtacgaagcacatt